The DNA window GGTCAGGGTCTGCTGAGTCACTTTCTCGTGGCCCGGCTCCTGACGGAATACATAGAACCAGGTGTTGGTGCCGAACGGATCCGACATCATTGGCGTTCCGAGAGCATAAGCAACCTGCTGTTGCGTCATACCGACACGAATTTTTGCTACATCGTTAGGTGCCAGATAGTTACCCTGGTTGATGTCAGGACGGTAAA is part of the Klebsiella quasipneumoniae subsp. quasipneumoniae genome and encodes:
- the bamE gene encoding outer membrane protein assembly factor BamE translates to MRCKTLTAAAAVLLMLTAGCSTLERVVYRPDINQGNYLAPNDVAKIRVGMTQQQVAYALGTPMMSDPFGTNTWFYVFRQEPGHEKVTQQTLTLTFNNGGVLTNIDNKPALTSQ